The DNA window TTAAGAACACTGATCGAAAATTAGGGTTATTAAGCGCGATAATAAGTATACAGCATATCCTTTACTGAAATTCGAGAAGGTCGTAACCAAAATTTTGCTAAATTCtcctttcaatttcaaatgTACCCTACCTTATGTATATGCACTGAGTATAGAAAACACACACAGGTACAGACACATTCAGAAATAGTACTGACccaaaatagtattttttgaACCTTTCTACGTTTATGAACGTTTAAGGTATAAAAGTGCTTAAAACCAAAGACTCATCGAACTCAAGAGTGAAAGATGTTCCTAGCTTGagtttataattagttttgaatgcAATGAAAAATGAACCAATTCTAAGACTCGTACATTTAAATGAAACTCTTTTAAAAGCAGATCCATGTGTATATACTTATACCCATTCACCGACAAAATGGGTGATTAAAAATAGAATAGCATatacttaattatttaattatcttTGCAGGTCACGTTCTTTTGAAAACCCGAAAAATTGGCGCAATTCCGATTTCCCGTACTTAGTGGACCCAAGCTCCTGTTTCTTTTACATGTCGTCTCCGGCGGCAGCTACGGCATCTGAAGTCCTTGACTTTGACGATATTCTCGCTGAGATTGGGGAATTCGGACCATTCCAGCGTCGAAACTATCTGCTCATCTGCCTGCCCGTTTTATTCGCGGCCGCGAACAGCCTCTCGTATGTTTTTACGGCAGGATCACCCACCTATCGATGCTACGTGCCCGGCTGCGACAGTCCAGACAATCCGGATTATGGGGCGGATTGGGTGTCCATCGCCGTACCCGGCAGCTGGAGCAGGCGGGGTCACTTCACACCGGCCACCTGCGACAGGTTCCTGGCGAACGCAAGCCGTTCTGTACCCGAGCCCGAACCTTGGAGAACTTGGCCCTGGGACCGGTGCTCGGCAGAGAACTTTACTGCGGAGACGGAGAGATGCCGGCAGTTTGTGTACGGCAGTTCGGAGCGGACCATTGTGCAGCAGTGGGGGCTGCAGTGCCAGGAGAATCTTTGGAAGTTGGCTTTCGTCGGCACAATGCACTTTGCTGGCCTGGTGGTGGGGACCGCCCTGTCCGGTTACCTGGCGGATCGGTAAGTGAAAAACGGAGTTCTTCAGGAGAACTCAAAGTCTACTACAAAATTATCTTGTAGCTGTTCTAATTTAGAGGGTATACAAGGGTGGTccgataagtacttagcctccaaaagaaaaacgaaaattttggaaaagtggcgatttatttctcaacataCAACAACTTTTTAGCCCGTctgaaaaatacgttttctcgAGGTCCTCAAAGCAGGCCTCTGTCGCGGCGACGACCACCTCATTCGACGCAAACTTCTGCCCAGCGAGTGACTTTTtcaattttggaaaaaaaagaagtcaCACACCTCGCCTTGGCGAGGGGAGAAGTGTGAACCGGTACGTTGTCATGATGGAAGAGCACTTTTTTTTCGCCAAATGGGCCAGGGTTCTCTTCCCAATAGTTCGGCATAGTACAGCCCGGTGACCGTTTGCCCTTCTCCAGGTAGTCGAAGTAGATCACACCTTGTGAATCCCAAAAAACCAGTGGATCCATGTTTCGTCAACGGTCACGAAACGACGAAGAACCTCCTTTGGATTGCGATTCAACAGCGCAAGTGGTCTCACGGTCGCGTTTGTTGTCCGGAGTGCACCCATCCGCCGACAGCCTTATCCTCCTTGGTAGCCGTTTTCGGGGCACCTGGGCGTGGCTTTTTAAAAACCGACGTGCGACCACGTTGAACCtcgttaaaccaatttttgacgGTCGCCATCGAAGGAAAGGACTCGCCGTACACACCATTCAATAGCTCTTTGATTTCGCTGCCCGATttcccttccaaaaacaagaatcgAACCACAGACTGATATTGCTCATTCTCCATTATCCAAAATCCGCGGGTACGTCCGATTCCACAcgcagtcaaaacaaaactacgaGTCCGATTCGGCTGAAATCTCGACTCTAGCCGTCTACGAGAATGTACTACACGATAATAAATTTCTCTTGCAAAAGTGACGCCATCGGGCGGTGGggctaagtacttatcggACTGCCCCcgtatgatttcagtcagaagtttgcaacgtagtgaagcagacgtttccgaccccataaagcattcatattcttgatcaacatcactagacgagtcgatctagccatgtctgcctgtccgtctgtttctacgctaaatagtctctcagttacaaagctatcggtctgaaactttcccaaaagccttctttcttttgcaggtagtatataaattGGAACCATACTGAACATTAAGGAAaacttggaaaaaataaatttaaaaaaattatatatataacctcctaagcatggaaagaacattttttaattagttctgaatatcgaatttaattttatcaaaatcggacgaccatatcataggaacgatcggaaaattggtgggaaaataaaatgaatttacaGCTTCGGTGTTCTTTGACATTATCTTATAAAATTGGGAATATCTTTATATATCCTAATATAAATTTCTTCAGATACGGGCGTAAGCACGTCTTTTTGATCTGCACCGTGTTTATGGCCCTGACGGGAGTGGCGCAGGCAGTGTCCTGGGACTACACCAGTTTCCTGGTCTTCGCCCTGTTAAACGCGGTGGGCACTTCCGGCGTATACCCGCTGGCCTTCATCATCGGCGTGGAGATGGTAGGGCCCCGGAAGCGCGAAATGTCCTCTATCGTGCTGAACTATTTTTACGCTGTGGGAGAGGCCCTCCTCGGGCTGTCAGTTTTCCTGCCCGACTGGCGCCAACTGCAGCTGGTGCTTTCGATTCCGCCCCTGATTTGCGTGGGCTACTTTTGGCTGGTCCCGGAGTCAGTCCGGTGGTTGATCGCCCGCAACCGGCGAGAGCAGGCCGGCGACATAATCCGCCGGGCCGCGAAGGTAAATCGGCGCGACGTTTCCATTGAGCTGATGGACAGCTTCaagcagcaggagctggaAGCGGAGCCGGAGTATGGAGCCGAGGGTGCCCTGGCCGAGCGGAAGGACGATAAGATATGGTTGGCCGTCAAGCAGGTGGCGGGCTCCCGCATTTTGATGGTCAGATACGCCATTTTGCTTCTCATTTGGGCCGTCAATGCAATTGTCTACTATGGACTTTCGCTGAACGCCACCAGTCTGAGTGGCAACAAGTACCTCAACTTCGCTCTGGTCTGCCTGGTGGAGATCCCCGGCTACAGTCTTGCCTGGGTAGGTTTTCTTTGTCCGGAGCCGAGTACCACCATCTAACACAAGCCCAATCACCCACCAGTAGCTGTTCCTGCGGAAACTCGGCCGCCGTCTGGCCCTGTCCGGATCCTTGCTGCTGTGCTCCATCACGTGTGTAGGCAGCGGGTTTGTCACCTTGGGTGAGTAAGTAGGACACCTAGTATGTAAGGTTAAACGAGACAAGCCagatttttaatgtttgattTAGTAAGTTCGCGTTTCATTCCGTAAGTTTCAGTAAATACTGCTCGAGCAACGCAACACCAGATATAATTTTGAGCAATGTATTCTTGTATAAAGCccgataaaaattaaaagctcTATACAGAATTTTGTTCAGAAAGTTTTCCGTCTGCCAGTTTTTCCGAAATTTTCGTTGCGTTGCCTCTTAGATTGAGGTGATTTGCAGACTTAAGGCAAAATAAGACGAAGTCTAACTGTTCAGATCAAAACTTTTAAACAATTGGTTTTTTATGTAAACCAAATtcaataaaagtatttaaccTGACCTTGAAGTAGTTACTTAATTTTTCGAATATAATACAATCCCCTGTGCATATCCGCAAAGCGCAAGAAGATCGGATTCCCTGCAAGACCGGAGTTGAGTCATGGAGTTGTAAGTTTCCCAGATCCTGGTGCAATATCCTATCCTATTAGTGCATTTATGCACACCTTTCCTCGGTGCCCATAATCCTATCCAATGGTCCTATCGCCCAGGTGCCAATTGGCTGGTTGTGACGCTATTTCTTGCCGGAAAACTGGGCATCACATCATCCTTCGCCGTCATATACACCTTTACTGCGGAAATGATGCCCACGGTACGGAGCTCTCACTTAGTTGAGTTAACTCAACAGATTTAATGGtgtcttatttattttaggttaTCCGGAGCGGCGGCGTCGGTGTCACGTCCACATTTGCACGTTTTGGTGCAATGCTGGCACCTTTCGTGCCTCTTTTGGTAAGCCCTCAACCATTCCATTGatctacatttttaagttaaatgaGAAAGGTGAGGTGTTTGAAGACTTTTCACAGAGCTTGCCAAGTTAAGCATGCCCAAAAACAATCAGGGGAGTGACAGAAAtgttttccaactaatttctCCGAAAGAACATTTCGGTGTCACAGACACAGGAATTAAAAGCATCTAAGCAGTAGGCGATCTTGAAATTGtttctataatttatttttatttatttatttaacaaattaagcAAAGCATACAATGACTAGAAAGGCACTTATACTTCCTTCTATCTTTGAAAGTGCTCCTAAAGTCGTCAGCCAGTAACCGATTTGGGGTGGTGTACAGTTGTGGAACAAGCCGGGTGGTTGTTTCTTTTATCCTTGTGGGATGCTGGGTAGTCCTGATTCCGCAAGTATGCACTCTATAGGAGACGTAGGAAAGACTTCGATTGATCTGCGTGCAGCTCCATGGTACGGtggttacatttttttaatatgtgtGGCTGCGCACCAGACGAAGATCGAGAGACCGTAGTCTATTTTGGAGAGCATTAATGATCTGGTTGTGTTCATAAGGGTGTTAATATGTACATGTGAATACTTAGAgataaaaaattttgttatatttaggCGAGATTCTAGCTGTTTTCTTAATATTAAGCAGtgtgttttaaatgtaaaccTAGAGTCGAAGCTAGTCcctcaaaatttttaaactatcCGCTTCGCCCATACTTTTGTTCCTGAATACAATTTCCGGAAAGTTACAATTTTACTGGACCTGGCATTTTTCAATGGAGAGTGAAGCCTCGGATGAAGTACCCCATTGCTCAAGCTCTTCCAAAACAGAGAAAGTTTCCTTGACAGAATCgagatattttttgttgtaaaaataaaggCATCGTTCGCATACAGCTGGATGGATATATCTTTATGCCTGTTAAATATGGAGGTGATTTGCTCAAAGGCAACCATAAAGAGCAGCACCGATAGAGGGGAACCCTGGGGTATACCGTTGTGGAGCTTGTGAAGCTTTGAGGTTGAGTTGTTAACTCGGACCCAAAATGTTCTATTGGTCATATAGGCTTTGCTAAGGTTATACAGCCTTGGACCCAGAGTTCAAGTTGGTGTAACACTGGACAACCCTAAGCGGTCGAGAGCTGTTTCAAAATCCGTACCCAGAACGGAAGTGTTGAAATCTTAGCTCCTTTTAAATGCCACTTGGTAGTGACAGATTCGGTTTTTTTGGGTGATAAACCACATGAGCCTACGAGCTATAATTTTCTCAACTATTGTCCCAAGGCAGGAGAGAAGCGCAACGGGATAGAAACTATTTGTGTTGCGGTCAGATTTCTTTGGCTTTGGAATACGGATTACAGTGGCTGATTTCCAGACGTGTGGGTAGGAACCACTGATAATGGTAAGGTTTAAGATTTCAAGGACCTTTTCCTTAGGAACAGGGGGAATGTCGTACCCAGGACATTTTCCTTTGGAAGTTCGAATGGCAGTTCCATTTCTAGGAGACTGAATTTCTGCTCAAGCTGCCTCGCAGCTTTGCATAGTGAGTTTGGTTGGTAAGTGTTGTTGACGTAGCTTTGTTTTTGATCGACGTAATCCCGAGAAAAATTGCAGTCTGCAGAGCAATTTGACCAAGTATTACCAAATTCCTCAGCTATTTTACTCTCACTGGTTACAAACCCAGCTTCGGGTGGGAGGCACTCCCGCTAGGCGCTGACCATCGgaccacatttttttttgagctGGACAGGGGCGAGATTCGTGAGGTGAATTTTTCCAAGCAGGGTCGCTTAGCAGTCAGGACGGCCCTTTTGAACCGAGAATTGGATTTCTTGTAACTCTAGAGGTTTGAAGTAGACAAGTTGGACCTGAAAGTGTAGAACAAAgcttgtttttcatttttaagctCCTGAAGGGTGCTATTCCACCAGGGAACTTTGGCTTTGTGCACGAATGCATTTGGTTACTTGAGCGACTTGGAGGTTAATAGAGTTTGGTTTCCACTGCCGAGGAAAGTTGGAACAATCCCAATTCCCAGTTAGCTAGGTCGGTTTTATGTTTTGGTAAAGGAGGGGAGCCGTCTGGGTTGGGATTCAGACGCAGAACAATTTGAATGGGGAGGTGATACCTAACATTAAAAGTCGCTGCTGGTTAATCCCTGAGAAGGggaatgtatgtatatatttataatagtaATTAGCCTATCAAGACCGAGATGAAGGGCCGTGCTtagaatatttgtatttataaccttGTAGGTGTGAGGAATGCTTTATGAGCACACCAATGTCTTGCTTGCTTGTGGTATTATGTGAACGATTGTGAAAATAGCCAACATAGGCTTTTGGGCAGATGAAGTTTTGGAAGTTATGGAGCAAGTGGGTTTCTTGCAGGCATAAAACATCAGGGGACAGGTCGTTCAGGATTAGTGTAAGTTCATTGTAGTTATTGAAAATACCAGTTATGTTCCATTTAAGAATTTTCATAGGCATAGCGGATAAAAAGATTACGTTTTACGATAACCATTTAATTTCATAGCTTAgatgttttttaaaagtctTGACCCTTAGAAGAATCAGAGTcgctttttgtgtttttttgggATTCAGAGTGATCTGAACCCAAGGGATATTTTGGGGAACTTAATTGATCTGCTTCATTTAGAAAGTCTCTTACTTCTTTATTGAGAGCTCGAGACTGCTTGGTCAAATCATACGATTTTCGAGTGGGGGTTGTGGGAGGAGAGAAGGAAGTGCGGAGAGGAATCGAAGGTCCGGTGGAAGGACAGGAGGGTGGTGGCTGGTGCTGATGGTCTGATTGCTTGGCCGAAGTTCTTTTGGGCGATAAGGTATGTTGATGCTGCTTGTGGATGATTATGGCTTCGCGCATACTGCACTTCCTTGAAGTTTTGATTCGgagtatttctttttgatgTTGATATGACGGGCAGAGGCAGGGTGTTTATCAGCGCAGTTTGCGCACTCAGTTCTGGGGCATGTTGCAGGTGCGTGCGCGGGGAGGTTTCATGTACATCACATGGCAGTGTTTTTGCAGTATTTTGGCAGTTTTTGCACCTCATTGGATCGGGTATATATTCCCTAACCTTGACTGTGTGCCAACGAATATCCAGTTTGCTCGGAAGGATGTATAAGTCAAAGGTTACCAAGATCACGCCAGTGGGCTTGATAACCCCTTCACTTGCCCGGGTGAATTTAAATACGTCATGGAAGTTCTGCGATTTCAATTCGGCCTTTGTCTCAGCTTCAGGGATGTTGATTAAGTAAGGCGCATCGATGGTCCCCTTAACAAAGTTAAATGCTTTTACTTAGCTTCAATTTCGTAAATACCGCGTACAACACCTTTGGTTTTTACTAGAACGAGCAGATTCCCCTCTCGGAGGATGGAAATGGAGATTATCTCTTTGCTGATGATGCTGAGTGCACGATGAACAGCGGTTTTGGTTGAGTTTTTTGCCGATATGATGATGAGTTTTGGGTTCTTTTGTACAGTTATTGGGAGTTTTGGGAATTCCTCTGCAAACTGCATGAAAAggtctttttttgttttttgttcttGGGCTTTCACTGAGGGCAGCAAAACGGTTTTCCCCCACATTGGGGGGCCCGGTTGGCATGGTTACTATTTTGCTTGCTGTTATGGAGTTCGGGTGTTCCTTTAAGATAAGAGAAAACATGATCGTAAATCGCAAGAATATAACTGCCGGGAGAAAAGTTACAGATGAGAGGTAGTCGGTGACTGATGTTTCTATAATCACACTAAATTTGCTCCGAAACTTTATAGATTCTGTGGCACCGAAGGTTTTAAATAGTTGGCTTGGAATCCAACCTTCGCCGATTTTAAGACACCCCTGTGTTTAGGAAAACTGCATGTCAATTAATCTTATACTGCTTAAGCTTTACAAATGAATGGAGAATATTCTTGCCTTTTTTACGGTGTTAAAATACGTAAATTATCTATACTTAGTGTCATTTTCCTGtctcaatttaaattaatgcCTTAATGCGTTCTCGTCAGGCATCATATTACGAACCGCTGCCTCTGCTGCTATTTGGGGGCTTGTCGATGGTAGCTGGACTGCTCTCGCTTTTACTGCCGGAAACGTTTAACCGGAAGCTGCCGGACACGGTAAATATTCATCGCAGGAATAGAAATCATTTATTGACATTCCCATCGCCCAGGTGGAAGAGGCCATTGCTTTGTGCAACCAATAACCGCCTTTCAGGCGACGATTTCGTGGACACATTTTTTGAAGGGTACACTGGTATAAATGAGCGGCCCTGATTTTTTGTATAAGACAATGTTTCTGAGCTTTGGTAATACTCATAATAAAGAATAACGTGCAAAGTATTGAGCTCgtttgcaaattgaattttactaatgaaaaaacagaaacaaacaaatacacTTCTCCCATTCAACTAACGAAACTCACAGCCTATACTTAATCTCCGAAGAGGCCCTCAAACAACTGCCGATCGCTGACATGGCCAAATCGATTTAGAAGCTTGTACCGCTTCTTGGGGTCGCTCCGCAGGCAGACGGGCGAAACAAATCTTAGTTGGGACCGCCTGCCCTGCTCCCAGCTAGGCATCAAGTCGCCGATGTCCAGAAGGGTCTCCTGTCGCCTTCCCCAGAAATCCACGTAGGCCAGCTTGACCAGATCCCGCTCCTCGTTCACGTACACAAAGCCAACGAGATTCGAGGCCGCGTAGCTGGCCAGAGTGAGGGTGACCAGCCCGGAGATGCCCACGGCGCCGTAAATGGCCAGTGCATCTGTGCTCAGCTGTCCTGCGCTCCCCAGGGCAAAAGCAATGGGCGTTCCAGCTGCCGTGAGTGCAGCCTGGTAGACCTTCAGCTTACTAAATGCGGCCACTATCCTTATAGCCGGCAGACTGTAGACGGTCCTCCACTCGGTGAATCCGGCGTGGTCGTGATCCGTACTTTCGCCGGCAAACTCCGTGGAGAAGGGCCGTCCCTGCACCGGCCGTGTGGTAGCAACGGCCACGCAGCTCCTCCACGGCAGTCCTGCCGCTCTGATCCTGCTCAGCAGCTCCAGCACTGAAAAACAACTCCTACCTTAAAACATTGGTAATTGTTTCTTTCTCAACTCACTTTCGTTTATGTTTTGCCTTTGCAGATGTTAAGTCCTGTTCACACGAGTGAGCATTAATGTAAGATGTGCATGTGAACGGCTCTCAAAGATGATTATCGAATGCCCAATCGATAGACCACACCGCCAATGCTGCCCATCAGGGCAAAGCGACAGACTTTTGCCCTTTTGAAAACTTGCGCGCTCCCCTGTATTACGTCAGGAGCCAGTgcctaaatataaatataaatagcaGAGCCAAATGATTTCCCGGCGAGCGAGCAGAGAGtgatcaataaataaatcactTATACCAGGTCTCAGTCAGCATTCAGATCTCGCAGCCTCTTAACGCGGTCACCTGCTTCTTTGAAAATCCCCAAGTCTTTTATAATTGCGAAGTATGTGCatattttcgaaataaaaaacagggGTGCCAAGGTTTTTTTCGATTTAACAGACAAGCTTCGTTCAAAATGGAATGTTTACAAttcttttgtgtttatttGGGTTCTTTTCGCGGTCAAGCCTCAgcgaaaacaattatttttagtgCTCTCGCTGTGCATTGGATTCGGAAATAGTTTTTCGCACACAAAGTACACTAGTTTACAATTTTCTTTGAATTGTGTATTATTCAAGGTCTGTGAGATAAGGGGGAGGCCATGAGCTAAGCACCACACAAACGATGGTATTGGCAATAAAAACTGAAACAAGCCTTTCAAACATACCATTTTTATGACCAAGTTAAgtactaggtataaatatcaaTATTGGTGATAAGGAAATAAATCAGTTTACATTTAAGTGGTGccattattttgttattcaGCGGGCAAAGGAACCCTAGTACACAAAGATTAGTTATATACTGTGTGTAAATACATATTCTATTTGAGACAGGCAGGTATCCAAACCTCTGATCcgattttccgattgtttcacTCACATACAAGGACATGTCGACGGCAGCATTGGGGGTAAGTGCCCTTTTTATGGTGGGATGTTGCGCGATTGCTCAAATTGCTCGAGTAGTCACCCGCCGAGTGGTGTCCCGTGAGGGACTAGTCCCGATCCTGATCAATGAGGCAATCGCCGCTGCTGAGCTTTGCGCCTGCTGCTTTGAACTGATCATTGGTAAgtaagaatttaaataatacaataaaatctAGGATATTaacgaaattaaattaaattccaaaaatatttggcGACACTTGGATAAGACTATCTTAGCGATGCGATGATTTCCACTTTGTCCAAACATTATTTCGATACGAATTAAACATCCCCCAAAGACACAACAATCCGAAGGAAATGCATTGATATAGTTTGCAGAGCTTTAAAGCAGACGCTTTGAAATCTCGTTCTCAGTGGCCGACAACTTTGGAGTGTCTATGTACGCAGTCTGCTTGTTCCTCCTGACCATCTGGTGGGGTCGCGTGTGGGGCGACGCCTCCGCCTGTCCGTACACCCACATGGAGGATGTGGTTGAGGGTCGCACCAGCTTCAAGGAGATGGCCCTGCGTAGTTGGGCTGAGCTGATGGGCGGTTGCTGTGTGTACCGGGTGGTGCAGCTTTTCTGGTGGCTGGAGCTGGCCGAGACTCACCGCGGACGGGCCTTCGAGGTCTGCAACGCCGACCTGCAGGTCAGCCCATATTTGGGCGCGGTCATCGAGGGCGTGGCCACGCTTCTCTGCCGCTTGGCCTCGAAGACGATCAGCGAAAAGGAGCCGCGGTTCGGGAGTTACATTGATTCCTTCATTGGCACCAGTTTGGTGGTGGCAGGTGAGTGGCGTAGCGCTTCTTCGGTTTGATTCGCCTGCCCAATGCTGGTCTGCTAAGTAGTTTATGCCTTTAACTATGTCCTGCTTGCAGCCTTCAACTTCTCCGGCGGATACTTCAATCCCGTCCTGGCCACAGCACTGAAGTGGGGCTGTAGAGGACACAGCCACCTGGAACACATCATCGTTTACTGGCTTGGGGCATGTGCCGGTGCCGTGCTCTCCATTCCGGTTTTCAGGCTGCCCGCAGTGCGACGCATTCTTCTCGGCGAAGAGGCGGGGTCGAAGTCAAAACAGGAATAAGCCCATTGGAATGCTTTTGTATTTCAAAAATCTGTCAATACGTGGAAATATGTCGAACTCTGGCCATGTCTGCTCGGGAGCAAAGCGTTAACCTGTTAGTGCCATAGGACCGTAGTACGACTTTGAGGCACCCGGTTACCAGCGGGCACGAAGAGaaacatttttagcacacttttgaGCGTTGTTTACATCTGAAACACGAAGTCACTACAGATTTGTTCCCTTTTCTAGCTCCAGAGACCCCGGTTTTCAAATTGACagtttgttgtttatttttaaatgttgttaaatattttaatataataattaataaaaattaatataattttctaataaGAGTATATTTTCTGAGGTAACACAATTTTCTTTGTCTGTCCGTTTTTCAAGCGGTTTAGTCCATTCTGGTAATTTTTGCCAGAATGgacttataaattatataattctttttatttagaccattttttgacatctatatgttagagttgtctgatttttattaaattgaattcgaaattcttaaaaattttaaaaatgttatttccaagctttgaaggttatatgtgaaaaaacacaaagaaaatatattttttcatattttccgactaattttgcgattgtttctatggcagctatatgatatagacgtccgatttttatcaaaattaattcataattgaaaaccaattaaaaaatggtatttcctaGCGTAGTTTGAAATTCcgaaccaattaaaaaatgttatttccaaacttagaagcttatatgttaaaaagaaagaaagttaacttcggcaagccgaagttagtatacccctgcagttataaaaaataaccaataattttattacattgaattcgaaattcttaaaaatataaaaatgtatattcccaatattataagataatatgtcaaatagccccaaagctataatttgtttcaaattatttccgtCCAATTATCCGATTAtccgttcctatgacagctatatgatatagtcgtccgattttaatataatttaattcgagcttataaggttatatgttaaaaaacaccaaagatatcatttttatttcatgttttatataatttatataattcttcaatattattttaccactaattttccgattgttcctatgggttCATATgaatatatgatatattcgtccgatttcgataaattttaattcaaaattcagatcaaatttaaaaatgatatatccAAGCTttgaaaggtatatgttacaaaacaccaaggatataattttttgttaaatttattccccgatagttcctatgggagctataagacaTAGATGTATGATCCGgctggatccgacttatatactacctgcaatagaaagaagacttttgggaaagtttcaac is part of the Drosophila biarmipes strain raj3 chromosome 2R, RU_DBia_V1.1, whole genome shotgun sequence genome and encodes:
- the LOC108029671 gene encoding organic cation transporter protein isoform X3 encodes the protein MGYSFLHYVGTPESRSFENPKNWRNSDFPYLVDPSSCFFYMSSPAAATASEVLDFDDILAEIGEFGPFQRRNYLLICLPVLFAAANSLSYVFTAGSPTYRCYVPGCDSPDNPDYGADWVSIAVPGSWSRRGHFTPATCDRFLANASRSVPEPEPWRTWPWDRCSAENFTAETERCRQFVYGSSERTIVQQWGLQCQENLWKLAFVGTMHFAGLVVGTALSGYLADRYGRKHVFLICTVFMALTGVAQAVSWDYTSFLVFALLNAVGTSGVYPLAFIIGVEMVGPRKREMSSIVLNYFYAVGEALLGLSVFLPDWRQLQLVLSIPPLICVGYFWLVPESVRWLIARNRREQAGDIIRRAAKVNRRDVSIELMDSFKQQELEAEPEYGAEGALAERKDDKIWLAVKQVAGSRILMVRYAILLLIWAVNAIVYYGLSLNATSLSGNKYLNFALVCLVEIPGYSLAW
- the LOC108029671 gene encoding organic cation transporter protein isoform X2 — its product is MSSPAAATASEVLDFDDILAEIGEFGPFQRRNYLLICLPVLFAAANSLSYVFTAGSPTYRCYVPGCDSPDNPDYGADWVSIAVPGSWSRRGHFTPATCDRFLANASRSVPEPEPWRTWPWDRCSAENFTAETERCRQFVYGSSERTIVQQWGLQCQENLWKLAFVGTMHFAGLVVGTALSGYLADRYGRKHVFLICTVFMALTGVAQAVSWDYTSFLVFALLNAVGTSGVYPLAFIIGVEMVGPRKREMSSIVLNYFYAVGEALLGLSVFLPDWRQLQLVLSIPPLICVGYFWLVPESVRWLIARNRREQAGDIIRRAAKVNRRDVSIELMDSFKQQELEAEPEYGAEGALAERKDDKIWLAVKQVAGSRILMVRYAILLLIWAVNAIVYYGLSLNATSLSGNKYLNFALVCLVEIPGYSLAWLFLRKLGRRLALSGSLLLCSITCVGSGFVTLAQEDRIPCKTGVESWSCANWLVVTLFLAGKLGITSSFAVIYTFTAEMMPTVIRSGGVGVTSTFARFGAMLAPFVPLLASYYEPLPLLLFGGLSMVAGLLSLLLPETFNRKLPDTVEEAIALCNQ
- the LOC108029671 gene encoding organic cation transporter protein isoform X1 → MSSPAAATASEVLDFDDILAEIGEFGPFQRRNYLLICLPVLFAAANSLSYVFTAGSPTYRCYVPGCDSPDNPDYGADWVSIAVPGSWSRRGHFTPATCDRFLANASRSVPEPEPWRTWPWDRCSAENFTAETERCRQFVYGSSERTIVQQWGLQCQENLWKLAFVGTMHFAGLVVGTALSGYLADRYGRKHVFLICTVFMALTGVAQAVSWDYTSFLVFALLNAVGTSGVYPLAFIIGVEMVGPRKREMSSIVLNYFYAVGEALLGLSVFLPDWRQLQLVLSIPPLICVGYFWLVPESVRWLIARNRREQAGDIIRRAAKVNRRDVSIELMDSFKQQELEAEPEYGAEGALAERKDDKIWLAVKQVAGSRILMVRYAILLLIWAVNAIVYYGLSLNATSLSGNKYLNFALVCLVEIPGYSLAWLFLRKLGRRLALSGSLLLCSITCVGSGFVTLGANWLVVTLFLAGKLGITSSFAVIYTFTAEMMPTVIRSGGVGVTSTFARFGAMLAPFVPLLASYYEPLPLLLFGGLSMVAGLLSLLLPETFNRKLPDTVEEAIALCNQ
- the LOC108029672 gene encoding transmembrane protein 186, whose translation is MLELLSRIRAAGLPWRSCVAVATTRPVQGRPFSTEFAGESTDHDHAGFTEWRTVYSLPAIRIVAAFSKLKVYQAALTAAGTPIAFALGSAGQLSTDALAIYGAVGISGLVTLTLASYAASNLVGFVYVNEERDLVKLAYVDFWGRRQETLLDIGDLMPSWEQGRRSQLRFVSPVCLRSDPKKRYKLLNRFGHVSDRQLFEGLFGD
- the LOC108029803 gene encoding aquaporin-11; its protein translation is MSTAALGVSALFMVGCCAIAQIARVVTRRVVSREGLVPILINEAIAAAELCACCFELIIVADNFGVSMYAVCLFLLTIWWGRVWGDASACPYTHMEDVVEGRTSFKEMALRSWAELMGGCCVYRVVQLFWWLELAETHRGRAFEVCNADLQVSPYLGAVIEGVATLLCRLASKTISEKEPRFGSYIDSFIGTSLVVAAFNFSGGYFNPVLATALKWGCRGHSHLEHIIVYWLGACAGAVLSIPVFRLPAVRRILLGEEAGSKSKQE